One Buteo buteo chromosome 32, bButBut1.hap1.1, whole genome shotgun sequence DNA segment encodes these proteins:
- the RACK1 gene encoding small ribosomal subunit protein RACK1 encodes MTEQMTLRGTLKGHNGWVTQIATTPQFPDMILSASRDKTIIMWKLTRDETNYGIPQRALRGHSHFVSDVVISSDGQFALSGSWDGTLRLWDLTTGTTTRRFVGHTKDVLSVAFSSDNRQIVSGSRDKTIKLWNTLGVCKYTVQDESHSEWVSCVRFSPNSSNPIIVSCGWDKLVKVWNLANCKLKTNHIGHTGYLNTVTVSPDGSLCASGGKDGQAMLWDLNEGKHLYTLDGGDIINALCFSPNRYWLCAATGPSIKIWDLEGKIIVDELKQEVISTSSKAEPPQCTSLAWSADGQTLFAGYTDNLVRVWQVTIGTR; translated from the exons ATGACGGAGCAGATGACCTTGCGGGGCACCCTGAAGGGTCACAACGGCTGGGTGACCCAGATCGCCACCACGCCGCAGTTCCCGGACATGATTCTTTCCGCCTCGCGAG ACAAAACCATCATCATGTGGAAGCTGACCCGTGATGAGACCAACTATGGGATCCCGCAGCGAGCTCTGCGGGGTCACTCGCACTTCGTCAGCGACGTGGTTATCTCCTCCGATGGGCAGTTTGCTCTCTCTGGCTCGTGGGATGGCACCCTGCGGCTCTGGGACCTCACCAC TGGCACCACCACCCGTCGTTTTGTGGGTCACACAAAGGACGTCCTGAGCGTGGCCTTCTCCTCTGACAACCGCCAGATCGTTTCGGGCTCCAGGGACAAGACCATTAAGCTCTGGAACACCTTGGGTGTCTGCAAGTACACTGTGCAG GATGAGAGTCACTCGGAGTGGGTGTCATGCGTGCGTTTCTCTCCGAACAGCAGCAATCCCATCATCGTCTCCTGCGGCTGGGACAAGCTGGTGAAG GTTTGGAATTTGGCTAACTGCAAGCTGAAGACTAACCACATTGGGCACACGGGCTACCTGAACACGGTGACTGTCTCCCCCGATGGCTCCCTCTGTGCCTCTGGCGGCAAG gatggccaGGCCATGCTGTGGGACTTGAACGAAGGCAAACACCTCTACACCTTGGACGGAGGAGACATCATCAACGCCCTGTGCTTCAGCCCCAACCGCTACTGGCTCTGTGCTGCCACCGGACCCAGCATCAAGATTTGG GACCTGGAAGGTAAAATCATCGTGGATGAGCTGAAGCAGGAGGTGATCAGCACCAGCAGCAAAGCCGAACCACCCCAGTGCACTTCCCTGGCCTGGTCCGCAGATGGGCAG ACCCTGTTTGCTGGCTACACAGACAACCTTGTCCGGGTGTGGCAAGTCACCATCGGGACCAGATGA
- the TRIM41 gene encoding E3 ubiquitin-protein ligase TRIM41 translates to MAATAVIGDGVPSGGSSGRLNPVETLQEEAICAICLDYFVDPVSIGCGHNFCRVCISQLWGGEAEYEVASGAAVVGGGEVGMGDVLEEDLEDEEDELDEDELDVEQEEEEDGGAEEEEDDMWSEEEDDTDLWEDPVEEDMWDGGVGGELYFGDEDYDEDVMEEEDVEEEEEVEEEEEEVQTPPPPVLATRPRRLQTFTCPQCRKTFFQRNFRPNLQLANMVQIIRQLHPHPQRLAPPAAGPSVSGAAVGVPGVLVAVGGQGPPNLCEKHQEPLKLFCEVDEQAICVVCRESRSHKHHSVVPLEEVVQDYKNKLQSHLEPLKKKLDAVLKQKSNEEEKITELRDKMKLEIKEFESDFELLHQFLIGEQVLLLHQLEERYESLLARQSSNISQLEEQSAALSRLIAEAEDKSKQDGLQLLKDIKGTFIRCENIKFQEPEMVPVDMGKKYRNYFLQDVVMRKMEKVFSKVPHADVTLDPDTAHPRLSLSLDRRSVKLGERRQDLPDNPKRFDSDYCVLGSQGFTTGRHYWEVEVGGRRGWAVGAARETARRKEKTTGPHQKREIWCVGTNGKKYQALTATEQTALSPSERPRRFGVYLDYERGQLCFYNAESMTHIHTFNASFHERIFPFFRILAKGTRIKICA, encoded by the exons ATGGCAGCCACAGCGGTTATAGGCGATGGGGTCCCTTCGGGGGGCTCCAGCGGGCGGCTGAACCCAGTGGAGACGCTGCAGGAGGAAGCCATTTGCGCCATCTGCTTGGACTATTTCGTGGACCCCGTTTCCATTGGTTGCGGGCACAATTTCTGCCGCGTCTGCATCTCGCAGCTGTGGGGTGGTGAAGCCGAGTACGAGGTGGCCTCAGGGGCCGCGGTGGTGGGCGGTGGAGAGGTGGGGATGGGCGACGTGCTAGAAGAGGATctggaggatgaggaggatgagCTGGATGAGGACGAGCTGGAtgtggagcaggaggaggaggaggacggtggtgcagaggaggaggaagacgaCATGTGGAGTGAGGAAGAAGACGACACCGACCTGTGGGAAGATCCCGTGGAGGAGGACATGTGGGACGGTGGGGTTGGGGGAGAGCTTTACTTTGGGGACGAGGACTATGACGAGGAtgtgatggaggaggaagacgtcgaggaagaggaggaggtggaagaggaggaagaagaggtgcagacacctcctccccctgtcCTGGCCACACGGCCTCGACGCCTCCAGACCTTCACCTGCCCGCAATGCCGAAAAACCTTTTTCCAGAGGAATTTCCGACCCAACCTTCAGCTGGCCAACATGGTGCAAATCATCCGACAGCTGCACCCGCACCCCCAGCGCCTTGCGCCACCCGCTGCCGGTCCCTCAGTTTCGGGAGCCGCAgtgggggtcccgggggtccTGGTAGCAGTGGGGGGTCAGGGACCACCAAACTTGTGTGAGAAGCACCAGGAACCCCTCAAGCTTTTCTGCGAGGTGGACGAACAAGCCATCTGTGTGGTGTGCAGGGAGTCGCGGAGCCACAAGCATCACAGCGTTGTTCCTCTCGAGGAGGTCGTGCAGGATTACAAG aaCAAACTCCAGAGCCACCTGGAGCCGCTGAAGAAGAAGCTGGATGCAGTCCTGAAGCAGAAATCCAACGAGGAGGAGAAGATCACGGAGCTGAGG GACAAGATGAAGCTGGAAATCAAGGAATTTGAGTCGGACTTTGAGCTGCTGCACCAGTTCCTCATCGGGGAACAGGTCCTGCTCTTACACCAGCTGGAGGAACGCTATGAGAGCTTGCTGGCCCGTCAGAGCAGCAACATCAGCCAGCTGGAAGAGCAGAGCGCTGCCCTCAGCCGGCTCATTGCCGAGGCAGAGGACAAGAGCAAGCAGGACGGGCTGCAACTGCTtaag GACATCAAAGGCACTTTTATCAG aTGCGAGAACATCAAATTCCAGGAGCCCGAGATGGTGCCGGTggacatggggaaaaaatatcgCAACTACTTTCTGCAGGACGTGGTGATGAGGAAGATGGAGAAAGTCTTCAGTAAAGTCCCTCACG CTGATGTGACCCTGGATCCCGACACAGCCCACCCTCGCCTGAGCCTCTCCCTGGACCGACGCAGCGTCAAACTGGGCGAACGACGCCAGGATCTACCGGACAACCCCAAACGTTTCGATTCGGATTATTGCGTGCTGGGTTCCCAGGGCTTCACCACTGGCCGTCATTACTGGGAGGTAGAGGTGGGAGGCCGACGAGGTTGGGCGGTAGGCGCAGCCCGCGAAACAGCTCGTCGCAAAGAGAAGACAACGGGTCCTCACCAGAAACGAGAAATTTGGTGCGTGGGCACCAACGGGAAGAAATACCAGGCGTTGACAGCCACGGAGCAGACAGCCCTGTCGCCCAGCGAGCGGCCCCGACGCTTTGGCGTCTACCTGGACTACGAGCGGGGTCAGCTCTGTTTCTACAACGCCGAAAGCATGACCCACATCCACACCTTCAACGCCTCCTTCCACGAGCgcatcttccctttttttcgCATTTTGGCCAAGGGCACCCGCATCAAAATTTGCGCCTGA